The genomic interval CTACACGCTGAAGGAAGGCGCCATGGCTGATCTGAAGAAATGGCTCGCCGACACCGAGCGGCTTTGGGCCGATCAACTCTCGTCTTTCAAAACGCACGTGGAGAAGAAGCGGAAGTGAGCGCCGTTGTCGTATCCCTTCGCGTGAAAGCGACGCCTCAAGAAGCGTTCGACGTTTTCACCCAAGAGATCGCGGCATGGTGGCGCCCCAGCGGCTTATTCCAGCTCACGCCGCGCGGCGACGGCGAATTGCGCTTCGAACCGGGCGAGACCGGTCGCCTCGTCACGACGCTGCCCAACGGCAAGGACTTCGAGATTGGCCGCGTCACAATCTGGGCACCAGGCGAACGTCTTGCTTTCACCTGGCGCCAAGCGACATTCACGCCCGATCAGGTCACGCACGTCGATGTCCGATTTGAAGCGCTTGAGCAGCAAACCCGCGTCACCGTCGAGCATCGCGGCTGGGACGCAATCCCGGAGGATCACGCGGCCCGCCACGGCTTTCCGCTCGCCGCCACGCAGATGCGGCTGGCCGAGCATTGGCGCGCCTTGCTGGCCGCCTTGAATGAAACACTGGGCGCCTAAGGGTTCTCCGCAGTTCCCGAATACCACCGACGCCATGTTTCCGCCCATTCCCCGCGCCAAAGCCGAACCCCGAGATTTTGTGGGGTCAGCGATGAAAATTACCCGTGACACTTTGCTGAAGGCGTCGCCGTTCGCGGCGATTGTGGCGGGCTTCGCGGGCGGCGCACTCGCCATCTCGCCGATCGGCCAACAAATCGTGGCCCCACAGCCCGCCGTCGAACGCCAGCAGGAAGGCGCCGACCCTTACCTCCAACTCGTCCAAGCCCAGCCGCTTGCGCGCACAGCGCCAAACAGCCGCGGCGAGATGCAGCTTTCGTTTGCGCCCGTCGCCGCGCGCGCCGGTCCCGCCGTCGTCAACGTCTACGCCCAGCGCGTCGTGCGCGGCATGTCGCGCGATCCGTTCTTCGGCCGCTTCTCCGCGCCGCGCGTAGAGCAATCGCTCGGCTCCGGCGTCATCGTCCGCGCCGACGGCATCATCGTCACCAACAACCACGTCATCGAAGGCGCGCAATCGCTGAAGGTCGTGCTCTCGGACCGCCGCGAGTTCGACGCCGAACTCGTCCTCGCCGATCCGCGCGTCGATCTCGCCGTGCTGCGCATCCGCGCCGGCGAGAACCTGCCGACGCTGCCGTTCGCCGACACCCAGCACGACACCCAAGTCGGCGATCTCGTGCTCGCCATCGGCAACCCGTTCGGCCTGCAGCAGACCGTCACCAGCGGCATCATCTCGGCGCTCGCCCGCACCGAAGTCGGCGTCAGCGACTACGCCTTCTTCATCCAGACCGACGCCGCCATCAATCGCGGCAACTCGGGTGGCGCGTTGGTCGACATGAACGGCGCACTCGTCGGCGTGAACAGC from Terricaulis silvestris carries:
- a CDS encoding SRPBCC domain-containing protein, producing the protein MSAVVVSLRVKATPQEAFDVFTQEIAAWWRPSGLFQLTPRGDGELRFEPGETGRLVTTLPNGKDFEIGRVTIWAPGERLAFTWRQATFTPDQVTHVDVRFEALEQQTRVTVEHRGWDAIPEDHAARHGFPLAATQMRLAEHWRALLAALNETLGA
- a CDS encoding Do family serine endopeptidase, with protein sequence MKITRDTLLKASPFAAIVAGFAGGALAISPIGQQIVAPQPAVERQQEGADPYLQLVQAQPLARTAPNSRGEMQLSFAPVAARAGPAVVNVYAQRVVRGMSRDPFFGRFSAPRVEQSLGSGVIVRADGIIVTNNHVIEGAQSLKVVLSDRREFDAELVLADPRVDLAVLRIRAGENLPTLPFADTQHDTQVGDLVLAIGNPFGLQQTVTSGIISALARTEVGVSDYAFFIQTDAAINRGNSGGALVDMNGALVGVNSAIFSEGGGSNGIGFAIPAEMVRRVVESAVSGGSTVVRPWLGARLQTVTAELARSLGLPRPEGAVVSDLYPRSAGERAGLRSGDVILTVAGVEVRDEASVRYQFATQRPGSRVPLTVLRNGRQSTLTATAEAPPGGSPEARALTGRHPLGGARVVTLTPATAEANGIDPFKTGVFIQALDRGGVAARVGFRTGDVIDAVNGQPVRDAAQLDRAMANARSWVIGVERGGQRAEIRF